A DNA window from candidate division KSB1 bacterium contains the following coding sequences:
- a CDS encoding rhomboid family intramembrane serine protease, whose product MANQGVGAIVCPNCRKLISRNAASCIHCGYRNPGLWGVGPKLKVWLEQFGFTQAVTLVCLALYALALLLDPAAIFRGRGGILQMLLGFLSPDGTVLDKLGMTGNYAMQNGRWWTLITAIYLHGSLPHIVFNLMGLHQLAPAVEELFGTSRLIVIFTFAGLAGFFLSFFAGVAFTVGASGSLFGLLGALVYYGRSRGGRFGESVYSQALQFAVIMFVYGFMMSSIVNNWAHAGGFAGGYLAAMLLGHKEKSGENDRIRLWGVAAIAVTVLAFVLAFWRAFASLA is encoded by the coding sequence ATGGCAAATCAGGGTGTGGGCGCGATCGTCTGCCCGAATTGCCGCAAATTGATCAGCCGGAATGCGGCAAGCTGCATCCATTGCGGCTACCGCAATCCCGGTCTGTGGGGCGTGGGGCCGAAGTTGAAGGTGTGGCTCGAGCAATTCGGGTTTACCCAGGCGGTGACGCTGGTGTGTCTGGCATTGTACGCGCTGGCACTGCTGCTCGACCCCGCTGCGATTTTTCGCGGCCGCGGCGGCATTTTGCAGATGCTGCTCGGTTTTCTCTCGCCGGATGGGACGGTGCTGGACAAGCTCGGCATGACCGGCAATTATGCCATGCAGAATGGCCGCTGGTGGACGCTGATTACAGCGATCTATTTGCATGGCTCCCTGCCGCACATCGTGTTCAACCTCATGGGGCTGCATCAGCTCGCACCCGCCGTGGAAGAGTTGTTTGGCACCAGCCGTTTGATTGTGATTTTCACCTTTGCCGGCCTGGCCGGTTTTTTCCTGTCTTTTTTTGCCGGTGTTGCCTTCACGGTGGGAGCCTCCGGCTCGTTGTTCGGTCTGCTGGGTGCGCTGGTGTATTATGGCAGAAGCCGCGGCGGCCGCTTCGGCGAGTCGGTTTACAGCCAGGCCTTGCAATTCGCCGTGATCATGTTCGTTTACGGTTTCATGATGAGCAGCATCGTCAACAACTGGGCGCACGCGGGTGGCTTTGCCGGAGGTTATCTCGCCGCGATGTTGCTGGGCCACAAGGAGAAAAGCGGGGAAAATGACCGCATCCGGCTGTGGGGGGTGGCGGCCATCGCGGTGACGGTGCTCGCGTTTGTGCTGGCGTTTTGGCGTGCTTTCGCGAGCCTGGCGTAA
- a CDS encoding penicillin-binding protein, whose amino-acid sequence MRTKILSSLMLATAGLLLTGMIVFFVVLSDLPYVPRDLRSLVYARPTEIYAADGTLVQRLGGRTYVTLDKISPNFLNAVIATEDADFYRHRGLDKLGLLRGAYRSLTGHPLQSGSTITQQLSKYLFFSFEKSFGRKLKEILISLQLEATFSKREILEAYCNLVYFGGAAHGVEDAARQYFNKSAAELNVSEAAMLAGILNSPQKLNPFSYFDNAKARQRLVLYRMMKEGYLTEAQRQQAAADSIHLSRQRSFGNDFIDYVISEAQARYGREPVQYGGLRIYTTLDPMLQAIAEQEVEAGTLKLEAELDSTGQPLQAALVALAVPTGEVKALVGARRYVPAAFNRAVEANRHVGSCIKPLVYLTALEQLRVTPRTLVHDTLTTLRDANNRPYRPRNFDRRYHGQMVLKAALMKSLNVISAQLTAQVTPAKVVETARRMGISTPVEEVISLALGTAGMSPLELAAAYAVIANNGVYHRPVLIKRVEDVNGVVLDREYSFGETRFDARITYQLLDMMRGVIEGGTGRIIRALGFTAPAAGKTGTSTDYTDAWFTGFTTSLATAVWVGYDRDAQMRTRDGRGVDGGRGAAPIWAGFMKRATAFYPAREFTMPPGLKTIYVHPEKGWEVVKPEDGLPVVVPEEAAGSVYP is encoded by the coding sequence ATGCGAACCAAAATCCTTTCTAGCCTGATGCTGGCGACCGCCGGCCTGCTGCTCACGGGCATGATCGTCTTTTTCGTGGTCCTGAGTGACCTGCCTTATGTCCCCCGCGATTTGCGCAGCCTGGTGTATGCCCGCCCGACCGAGATCTACGCCGCCGATGGCACGCTGGTGCAGCGCCTGGGCGGCCGCACCTATGTCACCCTCGACAAGATCAGCCCCAATTTCCTCAACGCCGTTATTGCCACGGAAGACGCCGATTTCTACCGCCACCGCGGCCTCGACAAGCTCGGCTTGCTGCGCGGGGCCTACCGCAGCCTGACCGGTCATCCACTGCAGAGCGGTTCCACCATCACCCAGCAGCTCTCCAAGTATCTCTTCTTCAGCTTTGAAAAGAGTTTCGGCCGCAAACTCAAAGAGATCCTCATCAGTTTGCAGCTCGAAGCGACTTTCAGCAAGCGGGAGATTCTTGAGGCTTATTGCAATCTGGTCTATTTTGGCGGCGCGGCACACGGCGTGGAGGATGCGGCCCGGCAATACTTCAACAAGTCTGCCGCCGAGCTCAATGTGTCGGAGGCGGCGATGCTCGCCGGCATTCTCAACTCGCCCCAAAAGCTCAATCCCTTCTCCTATTTTGACAACGCCAAGGCCCGGCAGCGGCTGGTGCTCTACCGGATGATGAAGGAGGGCTATCTGACCGAGGCGCAGCGGCAGCAGGCGGCGGCGGATTCGATTCACCTCTCGCGGCAGCGCTCCTTCGGCAATGATTTTATCGATTATGTGATCAGCGAGGCGCAGGCGCGCTACGGCCGCGAGCCGGTGCAATACGGCGGGTTGCGTATTTACACCACGCTCGATCCCATGCTGCAGGCCATCGCCGAGCAGGAGGTGGAAGCGGGCACGCTCAAGCTCGAGGCCGAGTTGGATTCCACCGGGCAGCCGTTGCAGGCGGCGTTGGTGGCGCTGGCGGTGCCGACCGGCGAAGTCAAGGCGCTGGTGGGCGCGCGGCGCTATGTGCCGGCGGCGTTCAACCGCGCAGTGGAAGCCAACCGCCACGTCGGCTCGTGCATCAAGCCGCTCGTCTATCTGACCGCACTCGAACAACTGCGGGTGACGCCACGCACCCTGGTGCATGACACGCTCACCACGCTGCGCGATGCCAACAACCGGCCCTATCGTCCGCGCAACTTCGACCGCCGTTATCACGGCCAGATGGTGCTGAAAGCCGCGCTGATGAAGTCGCTCAACGTGATCTCGGCGCAGTTGACCGCCCAGGTCACACCCGCAAAAGTGGTTGAAACCGCACGGCGCATGGGCATTTCTACGCCGGTCGAGGAAGTGATCTCGCTCGCCCTGGGCACCGCCGGCATGTCGCCGCTGGAGCTGGCCGCGGCCTATGCGGTCATTGCCAACAACGGCGTGTATCACCGGCCGGTGTTGATCAAGCGTGTCGAAGACGTCAACGGTGTGGTGCTGGACCGGGAATACAGTTTCGGCGAGACCCGTTTTGATGCGCGGATCACGTATCAATTGCTGGATATGATGCGGGGCGTGATCGAAGGCGGTACCGGCCGCATCATTCGCGCGCTCGGTTTCACCGCGCCGGCCGCCGGCAAAACCGGCACCAGCACCGACTACACCGATGCCTGGTTCACCGGCTTCACCACTTCGCTCGCCACCGCGGTGTGGGTGGGGTATGATCGCGACGCGCAAATGCGCACGCGCGACGGCCGCGGGGTGGATGGCGGCCGCGGCGCCGCACCCATTTGGGCCGGTTTCATGAAACGCGCCACCGCGTTTTATCCCGCACGGGAATTCACCATGCCACCGGGTTTGAAGACCATCTATGTGCATCCGGAAAAGGGTTGGGAAGTGGTCAAGCCGGAAGATGGCTTGCCTGTGGTGGTCCCGGAGGAAGCTGCCGGCAGCGTGTATCCTTAA
- a CDS encoding VWA domain-containing protein: MLTFAQPWFLLLLVLLPLLAWWYSRTYQRRSATLRYSNLDLMRSLPQRSRYSSRHILFGLRWLAIALVIVALARPQSGQTEEEVTTEGIDIMLALDISSSMLAEDFRPKNRIEAAKLVAEQFITGRRSDRIGMVVFAARSFTQCPLTLDYGILINFLKKVDVGMVDDGTAIGLGMATAIDRLRNSKAKSKVVILLTDGVNNAGEIDPLTAARVAQAFNIRFYTIGVGTRGQALYPVQDPIFGKRYVPMPVEIDEATLTKIAELTKGRYFRATDRQSLEKIFAEIDRLEKTKIEVKQFTRYRELFVYWLAVALGLVFVEIVLAGTVFRKIP, from the coding sequence ATGTTGACTTTCGCACAGCCCTGGTTTCTTTTGCTGCTGGTGCTGCTGCCGCTGCTGGCCTGGTGGTACAGCCGCACCTACCAGCGCCGCAGCGCCACACTGCGCTACTCCAATCTCGATCTGATGAGGTCGCTGCCGCAGCGCTCGCGTTACAGCTCGCGGCATATTTTGTTCGGCTTGCGCTGGCTGGCGATTGCTCTGGTGATTGTGGCGCTGGCGCGGCCGCAGAGCGGGCAAACCGAGGAGGAAGTCACCACCGAGGGCATCGACATCATGCTGGCACTCGACATCTCCAGCAGCATGCTGGCGGAGGACTTCCGGCCGAAGAACCGCATCGAAGCGGCGAAGCTGGTGGCGGAGCAATTCATCACCGGCCGCCGCAGCGACCGCATCGGCATGGTGGTGTTCGCCGCCCGCAGCTTCACGCAATGCCCGCTGACACTCGACTACGGCATTCTCATCAATTTTTTGAAGAAAGTGGATGTCGGCATGGTCGATGACGGCACGGCCATCGGGCTGGGCATGGCGACCGCGATCGACCGGCTGCGCAACAGCAAAGCCAAAAGCAAGGTCGTGATTCTGCTCACCGACGGCGTCAACAACGCCGGCGAGATCGATCCGCTCACCGCCGCGCGCGTGGCGCAGGCCTTCAATATCCGTTTCTACACCATCGGGGTCGGCACCCGCGGCCAGGCGCTCTATCCCGTCCAGGATCCGATTTTCGGCAAGCGCTACGTGCCCATGCCGGTGGAAATCGATGAAGCCACGCTCACCAAAATTGCCGAGCTGACGAAAGGCAGGTATTTTCGCGCCACCGACCGCCAAAGCCTGGAAAAGATTTTTGCCGAGATCGACCGGCTCGAGAAAACCAAAATCGAGGTCAAGCAATTCACCCGCTACCGCGAGCTGTTCGTGTACTGGCTGGCGGTCGCGCTGGGACTGGTGTTCGTTGAGATCGTGCTGGCCGGCACTGTTTTCCGCAAGATTCCCTGA
- a CDS encoding VWA domain-containing protein, translating to MIRFANDTALYLLFSLPLLMVFFYFVQRWRRAALARFGNLLLLEQLMPALSHKRRVWKQVLLLLALGFMILALARPQVGTALEEVKREGVDVMIAIDVSESMYAEDVPPNRLAKARHEVVSLIDKLQGDRVGLIAFAGEAFVQCPLTLDYGAAKIFLEVLEPGLIPTPGTALGKAIALALQSFENTERQYKVLILITDGESHDEDTMAMAAEAERQGVVIYTVGIGSTRGVPIPVVDAQGNRTGEFKRNRSGEVVVTKLDELTLEKIALQTGGKYHRASSGEAELDRIYEEIAQMEKKELASLKFSHYEERFQYVLPFALVLLLVELLLSERRKVRTEWRGRLVAPLTAEEDDGRPGRTVPAA from the coding sequence ATGATCCGTTTTGCCAATGACACTGCGCTGTATCTGCTGTTCAGCCTGCCGCTGCTGATGGTGTTTTTTTATTTCGTGCAACGCTGGCGGCGGGCGGCGCTGGCACGTTTCGGCAACCTGTTGCTGCTCGAACAGCTCATGCCGGCCCTCAGCCACAAGCGCCGGGTGTGGAAGCAGGTGTTGTTGCTGCTGGCGCTGGGCTTCATGATTCTGGCGCTGGCGCGGCCGCAGGTGGGCACGGCATTGGAGGAGGTGAAGCGCGAAGGCGTGGATGTCATGATCGCCATCGATGTTTCGGAATCCATGTACGCCGAGGATGTGCCGCCCAACCGCCTGGCCAAGGCGCGGCATGAGGTCGTCTCGCTGATAGACAAGCTGCAGGGCGACCGCGTGGGCCTGATTGCCTTTGCCGGTGAGGCCTTCGTGCAATGTCCGCTCACGCTCGACTACGGCGCCGCAAAAATTTTTCTCGAGGTGCTCGAACCCGGTTTGATTCCCACGCCGGGCACAGCGCTGGGCAAGGCCATCGCGCTGGCCCTGCAAAGCTTCGAAAACACCGAACGGCAATACAAAGTTCTGATCCTGATCACAGACGGTGAAAGCCACGACGAGGACACCATGGCCATGGCGGCGGAGGCGGAGCGCCAGGGGGTGGTGATTTACACCGTCGGCATCGGCTCGACCAGGGGTGTGCCCATCCCCGTGGTCGATGCCCAGGGCAACCGCACCGGGGAATTCAAGCGCAATCGCAGCGGCGAAGTCGTCGTCACGAAGCTGGATGAATTGACGCTGGAAAAAATCGCGCTGCAAACCGGCGGCAAGTATCATCGCGCCTCCTCGGGCGAGGCCGAGCTGGACCGCATCTACGAGGAGATCGCGCAGATGGAAAAGAAGGAGCTGGCCTCGTTGAAGTTTTCCCACTACGAGGAACGCTTCCAGTATGTGTTGCCCTTCGCTCTGGTGCTGTTGCTGGTGGAGTTGTTGCTGTCCGAACGCCGCAAGGTCAGGACGGAGTGGCGCGGCCGGCTGGTTGCGCCGCTGACGGCGGAGGAAGATGATGGCCGGCCCGGCCGTACTGTGCCGGCCGCCTGA
- a CDS encoding DUF58 domain-containing protein: MIPKEILKKVRRLEITTRALVNDVFSGEYHSVFKGRGMAFAEVREYTYGDDIRNIDWNVTARAGHPYVKVFDEERELTVMLLVDVSSSGNFGTYAQMKGDIAAEICALLAFSAIKNNDKVGLIIFTDRIEKFVPPKKGRSHVLRVLREILYHRPAGTGTNLATALEYLNRVIRRKAVVFLVSDFLSEGYEKALRVASRRHDLVAIPITDPRETEIPNIGLVELEDAETGEIFLLDTRQEANRKTFAQEAARRGLLREKTLRATRVDPVEVRTDQPYIEPLVRFFRMRAKRFR; the protein is encoded by the coding sequence ATGATTCCAAAAGAAATTCTCAAAAAAGTCCGGCGTCTGGAAATCACGACGCGGGCGCTGGTCAATGACGTGTTCAGCGGCGAGTACCATTCCGTGTTCAAGGGTCGCGGCATGGCGTTCGCCGAAGTGCGCGAATACACCTACGGCGACGACATCCGCAACATCGACTGGAACGTGACCGCGCGCGCCGGTCATCCCTACGTGAAAGTCTTCGATGAAGAGCGCGAGCTGACGGTGATGCTGCTGGTGGACGTCAGTTCGTCGGGGAATTTCGGCACATATGCGCAGATGAAGGGCGACATCGCCGCGGAGATTTGCGCGCTGCTGGCCTTTTCCGCGATCAAGAACAACGACAAGGTCGGCCTGATCATCTTCACCGACCGCATCGAAAAATTCGTGCCGCCCAAAAAGGGCCGCAGCCATGTGTTGCGCGTGCTGCGCGAGATTCTCTATCACCGGCCCGCGGGCACCGGCACCAACCTCGCGACCGCGCTGGAATATCTCAATCGCGTCATCCGGCGCAAGGCGGTGGTGTTCCTGGTTTCGGATTTTCTCTCCGAAGGTTATGAAAAGGCCCTGCGTGTTGCCAGCCGGCGGCATGATCTCGTGGCCATCCCCATCACCGATCCGCGTGAGACCGAGATTCCGAACATCGGCCTGGTTGAATTGGAGGATGCGGAAACCGGGGAGATTTTTCTGCTCGACACCAGGCAGGAGGCCAACCGCAAAACGTTTGCACAGGAGGCGGCGCGGCGCGGCCTGTTGCGCGAGAAAACGTTGCGGGCCACCAGGGTCGATCCGGTGGAAGTGCGCACCGACCAGCCCTACATCGAGCCGCTGGTGCGTTTTTTCAGAATGCGGGCGAAACGCTTTCGTTGA
- a CDS encoding tetratricopeptide repeat protein, whose translation MRKNPFKNHVVLLLLSLVWLPASLHAQGAGRRQVLEGNRLYAEGKYDQANDRYRDAEIDNPSSPIVKFNIGDALYQKRNYEAALQAFQEAIQKSDDPRLQAESYYNLGNTLYRLNKWPESILAYQQALKLNPNDADAKYNLEYVRAKLKQHAQKQPPQQQQQQQQQQEPQQGQQNQDQQKQQGQEEQQQQAGQQSQEQSAAGEQQENEAQAAQGREHKLSKEEAERLLEALQKQEKDAQKQRRVQARGRARVEKDW comes from the coding sequence ATGCGAAAGAATCCCTTCAAAAATCACGTGGTGTTGCTGCTGTTGTCACTGGTCTGGTTGCCGGCCAGTCTGCACGCGCAGGGCGCCGGCCGCCGGCAGGTGCTGGAAGGCAACCGGCTTTACGCCGAGGGCAAATACGATCAGGCCAATGACCGCTATCGTGACGCCGAAATCGACAATCCCTCCTCGCCGATCGTGAAATTCAACATTGGCGATGCGCTGTATCAAAAGCGCAACTATGAAGCAGCGCTGCAGGCTTTTCAGGAGGCGATTCAAAAGAGTGACGACCCCCGGCTGCAGGCCGAGAGCTATTACAACCTCGGCAACACACTTTATCGGTTGAACAAGTGGCCGGAGAGCATTTTGGCCTATCAGCAGGCACTCAAGCTCAATCCCAATGATGCGGATGCGAAATACAATTTGGAGTATGTGCGGGCCAAGCTGAAACAGCACGCGCAAAAGCAGCCGCCACAGCAACAGCAACAACAGCAACAGCAACAGGAACCACAGCAGGGGCAGCAGAATCAAGACCAGCAAAAGCAGCAGGGCCAGGAGGAACAACAGCAGCAGGCCGGGCAGCAATCCCAGGAGCAGTCAGCCGCCGGCGAACAGCAGGAGAATGAGGCGCAAGCGGCACAGGGTCGGGAACACAAGCTGAGCAAGGAAGAGGCGGAACGCCTGCTGGAGGCTCTGCAGAAGCAGGAGAAGGATGCACAAAAGCAGCGCCGGGTGCAGGCGCGCGGGCGGGCGCGGGTGGAGAAGGATTGGTGA
- a CDS encoding tetratricopeptide repeat protein has translation MLRLSCFFGCGAVATGPDRGRREARHFGRNAVAGGVLALLFVFAAGAAADEAGSLFQQGNQYYQAGQYAEAAAAYEKIIALGRENWQVYYNLGNAYFKQRQPGLAILNYERALRLNRRHDDIRFNLELANLTIIDRLPQPPVPLLVAWLQAALDFLPIQQVALVGLIFWILLFAGLTVNLLTRRRAWQVAGRRVAWSAGACVLLLALLFAAQLYQQHSARYGIVLEKRVVVHTSPAADATEAFILHEGAKVQVQESNGSWARIRLADGKVGWLPQAAVGVI, from the coding sequence ATGCTCCGCCTGTCTTGTTTTTTCGGTTGCGGCGCCGTGGCAACCGGGCCGGACCGCGGCAGGCGAGAGGCGCGCCACTTTGGCCGCAACGCCGTGGCCGGTGGCGTGCTGGCACTGCTTTTTGTTTTTGCGGCCGGAGCCGCTGCTGATGAAGCCGGCAGCCTGTTTCAGCAGGGCAATCAATATTATCAAGCCGGGCAATATGCCGAGGCGGCAGCGGCATACGAAAAAATCATCGCACTGGGCAGGGAAAACTGGCAGGTCTATTACAATCTCGGCAATGCCTATTTCAAACAGCGACAACCCGGCCTGGCGATTCTCAACTATGAGCGGGCGTTGCGCCTCAATCGCCGTCATGACGATATTCGCTTCAATCTCGAACTCGCCAATTTGACGATCATCGACCGCCTTCCGCAGCCGCCGGTGCCGCTGCTGGTGGCATGGCTCCAGGCTGCACTCGACTTTCTCCCGATTCAACAAGTGGCGCTGGTGGGTCTGATTTTCTGGATTTTGCTGTTCGCCGGTTTGACGGTCAATCTTCTCACCCGCCGGCGTGCCTGGCAGGTTGCCGGCCGGCGGGTGGCCTGGAGCGCGGGTGCCTGCGTGTTGCTGCTGGCGCTGCTGTTTGCCGCACAGCTTTATCAGCAGCACTCGGCGCGTTATGGCATCGTGCTGGAGAAACGCGTGGTGGTGCACACCTCCCCGGCAGCCGATGCCACCGAGGCTTTCATTTTGCACGAAGGCGCCAAAGTGCAGGTGCAGGAATCGAACGGAAGCTGGGCGCGCATCCGGCTGGCGGATGGCAAAGTCGGCTGGCTGCCGCAGGCGGCCGTGGGCGTGATTTGA
- a CDS encoding BatD family protein, translating into MTTIRAILLLAIGGVVLASNSLAQVTVTATVDRTRIGLNEDFTLSVEVSGGNAGEPQLPAMESFARLAGTSSSQSIQIINGRMSSSHTYHYTFIAVATGSFEIGPVEVAAGGQTYRSAPIRIEILPAAGGPPAAPGAPPPQTDPGVTADGSLFLRAEVDRKQVYVNQPVIVTFKIYTARNVRNYGNARLPTFTGFWVEDFPMPRQPRTYQQVINGQRYLVAEVKRTAIFPQTAGRSTIEAMSLDCEVAVAQRRRPRDLFDSFFDDPFFAPFERVTIASRPVTIEVLPLPAAGKPAGFAGAVGNYTLSATVDRSTLKVNEAITLTVKISGQGNIKTLPAPAPELPPDFEVYDPKVSQDVEHGETQISGSKTWEYVMVPRFAGTHVLKPITFAYFDPRTRQYVTASSKPITLTVDPGTGEYSAVTLGGASKEDVRLLGQDIRFIAINAAPLQRLGAANYTSAWFVTLLVLPVAGFLGALVWQRHQAKLASNVAYARSRRAAAAAQRQLKAARKRLQANDSKGFYAEVQRALTGFLGNKLNVAEAGLVTERIEQLLREKNVAPALISDYLNCLYTCDYQRFAPATATSAEMQQFYQQAAAVLEQLEDAL; encoded by the coding sequence GTGACGACTATCAGGGCCATTTTGCTTTTGGCGATCGGCGGTGTTGTATTGGCATCCAACAGCCTGGCGCAAGTGACGGTGACGGCAACGGTCGACCGCACCCGCATCGGGTTGAATGAGGATTTCACCCTCAGTGTGGAAGTCAGTGGCGGCAATGCCGGAGAGCCACAACTGCCGGCGATGGAGAGTTTTGCGCGGCTCGCCGGCACCAGCAGCTCGCAGAGCATTCAGATCATCAACGGCCGCATGTCCTCCTCCCACACCTATCATTACACTTTCATTGCTGTTGCCACTGGTTCCTTCGAGATTGGGCCGGTGGAAGTCGCGGCCGGCGGCCAAACCTATCGCAGTGCGCCGATTCGGATCGAGATTCTGCCCGCGGCCGGAGGCCCGCCGGCCGCGCCCGGAGCGCCGCCGCCGCAAACGGACCCCGGTGTTACCGCCGACGGCAGTCTTTTTCTGCGCGCGGAAGTCGACCGCAAACAAGTGTATGTCAACCAGCCGGTCATCGTGACGTTCAAAATTTATACAGCGCGCAATGTGCGCAACTATGGCAACGCCAGGCTGCCAACCTTCACCGGCTTCTGGGTGGAGGATTTTCCCATGCCGCGGCAGCCGCGCACCTATCAACAAGTCATCAATGGCCAGCGCTATCTCGTCGCCGAGGTCAAGCGCACGGCGATTTTCCCGCAAACCGCCGGTCGCAGCACGATTGAAGCCATGAGCCTGGACTGCGAAGTGGCGGTGGCACAACGCCGGCGGCCGCGTGACCTCTTCGACAGTTTCTTTGATGATCCCTTCTTCGCACCGTTCGAGCGTGTCACCATCGCCTCGCGACCGGTGACCATCGAGGTGCTGCCGCTTCCGGCTGCCGGCAAGCCAGCGGGATTTGCCGGCGCGGTGGGAAACTACACGCTGAGCGCGACGGTTGATCGCAGCACCCTGAAGGTCAACGAAGCCATCACCCTCACCGTGAAAATTTCCGGGCAGGGCAACATCAAAACCCTGCCGGCACCGGCACCGGAGCTGCCTCCTGATTTCGAAGTGTATGATCCCAAAGTGTCACAAGACGTCGAGCACGGCGAGACACAGATCAGCGGCAGCAAGACCTGGGAGTATGTGATGGTGCCACGCTTTGCCGGCACGCACGTGCTCAAACCGATTACTTTTGCCTATTTTGATCCGCGCACCCGGCAATACGTCACCGCCAGCTCCAAACCCATCACCCTGACGGTCGACCCCGGTACCGGCGAGTATAGCGCTGTTACTTTGGGCGGGGCATCGAAAGAGGATGTTCGGCTGCTGGGTCAGGACATCCGCTTCATCGCCATCAACGCCGCCCCGCTGCAGCGTTTGGGAGCGGCCAACTACACCAGCGCGTGGTTTGTCACCCTGCTGGTGCTGCCGGTTGCCGGTTTTCTCGGCGCGCTGGTGTGGCAGCGCCATCAAGCCAAGCTGGCCTCCAATGTGGCTTATGCCCGCAGCCGGCGTGCGGCGGCTGCAGCACAGCGCCAGTTGAAGGCGGCCAGGAAACGGCTGCAGGCCAATGACAGCAAGGGATTCTACGCCGAGGTGCAACGGGCACTGACGGGTTTTCTCGGCAACAAGCTCAATGTTGCGGAGGCCGGGCTGGTGACCGAACGCATCGAACAGTTGCTCCGGGAGAAGAATGTCGCACCGGCGCTGATCAGCGACTATCTCAACTGCCTGTACACCTGCGACTATCAGCGTTTTGCGCCAGCCACCGCCACCAGCGCGGAGATGCAGCAGTTCTATCAACAGGCCGCCGCTGTACTCGAACAATTGGAGGACGCGTTGTGA